One Punica granatum isolate Tunisia-2019 chromosome 3, ASM765513v2, whole genome shotgun sequence genomic window carries:
- the LOC116198631 gene encoding uncharacterized protein LOC116198631 — protein MEELKKLEEAQVVLELLLSRSVVTASSDPGADRFLANLVLLLIQPCADLDLNTKRRLVNENMPQISSALLEEASILLGQKDSVKLEKAGPNCSNWTTLAGSAPVISFHDKVDQDFLQSELGNEAVIGLDSMQRANSTLEDFCRSYFMFHGMDVNRPQSVFKYLPMLFFVESYIYQLDTLNEKVVNIYIDGKTMAPSQSEITENGDTGGVIYKFQTDPFRPLLLLLECHGLLTERIKEELRSGAEYWALERKLCFALKSRQEVSAEDVMRAIHLKSFDYRVLNLLLYQLRGEEVNDLHMDFLSTSEFLVEVSDDLFDYEEDVLENSFNILRMFVRIYGASAAPAMLAKCIAEAEEKYDQLLHALGPQLSSQYQRRCEEATAEGGKTGAHPFGTWSMPTVIVDEELYRANVLNCE, from the exons CACAGGTGGTTCTGGAGCTCCTGCTATCCCGCAGCGTAGTAACGGCCTCGTCGGATCCCGGCGCCGACCGTTTCCTCGCCAACCTCGTGCTTCTCCTG ATACAGCCCTGTGCAGACCTTGATTTGAACACAAAGCGACGTTTGGTCAATGAAAATATGCCACAG ATCTCAAGTGCACTCCTTGAGGAAGCATCGATATTGCTTGGTCAAAAAGATAGTGTGAAGCTTGAAAAGGCTGGTCCAAACTGTA GTAATTGGACAACTTTAGCTGGAAGTGCTCCAGTCATTAGTTTTCATGATAAGGTAGATCAGGATTTCTTGCAATCTGAACTGGGAAATGAGGCTGTGATTGGACTTGATTCAATGCAGAGGGCAAATTCAACACTAGAGGATTTT TGCAGATCCTACTTCATGTTTCACGGAATGGATGTGAATAGGCCACAATCAGTGTTCAAATATTTACCTATGCTTTTCTTTGTCGAAAGTTACATATATCAG CTGGATACTTTGAATGAGAAAGTAGTAAACATATACATTGATGGGAAGACCATGGCCCCCAGTCAGTCTGAG ATAACTGAAAATGGCGATACTGGTGGAGTCATTTATAAGTTCCAAACTGATCCATTCAGACCACTTCTCCTGCTTCTCGAATGTCATGGGCTGCTGACAGAAAG GATTAAAGAAGAACTTAGATCAGGAGCAGAATACTGGGCTCTTGAAAGGAAGCTTTGCTTTGCCTTGAAGAGCAGACAAGAG GTTTCAGCTGAAGATGTGATGAGGGCTATTCATCTGAAATCTTTCGATTACCGAGTGTTGAATCTTCTGCTGTATCAGCTGAGAGGAGAGGAG GTGAATGACTTGCATATGGATTTTCTTTCCACATCTGAATTCTTGGTAGAGGTTTCCGATGATCT GTTTGACTACGAG GAAGATGTATTGGAGAACAGCTTCAATATCCTGCGCATGTTTGTGAGAATATATGGAGCTTCAGCAGCCCCAGCAATGCTTGCAAAATGCATAGCAGAGGCGGAAGAGAAATATGACCAATTGCTACATGCGCTGGGTCCTCAGCTCTCTTCACAATACCAGAGAAGGTGTGAAGAAGCCACTGCAGAAG GTGGGAAGACGGGCGCACACCCTTTTGGGACATGGAGCATGCCAACGGTGATTGTAGACGAGGAGTTGTATCGAGCCAACGTGTTAAATTGTGAATGA
- the LOC116198634 gene encoding EPIDERMAL PATTERNING FACTOR-like protein 1: MKKLTNQLSSYLLLCTSLSLFFFLLLFLIIIIIPSLFFHLHSSPSSSHFHHWQLLQHHPSSTHHRVLLAMEEKARLGSTPPSCYNKCNGCHPCLAVQVPSLPISLRSKRPPGSRRHHSPVAPTEFLNPSLESGRYSNYKPLGWKCRCRNHLFNP, encoded by the exons ATGAAGAAGTTAACTAATCAACTCTCCTCCTATCTCCTCCTCTgcacttctctctctctcttcttcttcctcctcctttttcttattattattattatacctTCACTCTTCTTCCACCTTCActcctctccttcttcatcACACTTCCACCATTGGCAACTTCTTCAACATCACCCTTCttccactcatcatcgg GTGTTGCTGGCAATGGAGGAGAAGGCGAGGCTGGGTTCGACCCCACCGAGCTGCTACAACAAGTGCAACGGCTGCCACCCTTGCCTGGCGGTTCAGGTCCCCAGTCTGCCCATCAGCCTCCGCTCGAAGAGGCCGCCGGGCAGCCGCCGCCACCATTCACCGGTTGCCCCGACCGAGTTCCTCAACCCTTCCCTTGAAAGCGGCCGGTACTCCAACTACAAGCCGCTCGGGTGGAAATGCCGTTGCCGCAACCATTTGTTCAACCCGTAG
- the LOC116199577 gene encoding haloacid dehalogenase-like hydrolase domain-containing protein At4g39970: MASMLLPQSFSFSSSPSFPTNRYYHSPLSSFSSSSSSLSLGSVSPAIFSLRPTCRPKSRASFSVSCALRALIFDCDGVILESEHLHRQAYNDAFTHFNVRCPSDEAGPLNWGLEFYDELQNQIGGGKPKMRWYFKEHGWPTSSIFETPPESDEDRAKLIDTLQDWKTERYKEIIKSGTVKPRPGVLRLMDEAKAAGKLLAVCSAATKSSVIFCLENLIGMERFQGLDCFLAGDDVKEKKPDPSIYLTASKKLGVSGNECLVVEDSVIGLQAATSAGMSCIISYTSSTANQDFKEAIAIYPDLSNVRLEDLELLLPKEVAST; encoded by the exons ATGGCGTCTATGCTTCTCCCTCaatccttctccttctcttcttctccctctttcCCCACCAACAGATACTACCACTCTCCcctctcttccttctcttcttcttcctcctctctctctctgggcTCTGTCTCTCCCGCCATCTTCAGCCTCCGCCCCACCTGCAGGCCCAAGTCCCGAGCTTCCTTCTCAGTCTCGTGCGCCCTCCGGGCTCTGATCTTTGACTGTGACGGGGTGATCCTCGAGTCCGAGCACCTCCATCGACAGGCGTACAATGACGCCTTCACCCACTTCAACGTCCGGTGCCCCTCCGATGAAGCGGGGCCCCTCAACTGGGGCTTGGAGTTCTACGACGAGCTACAGAACCAAATAGGCGGCGGCAAGCCCAAGATGCGATG GTACTTCAAGGAGCACGGGTGGCCCACTTCGTCGATATTCGAGACCCCTCCAGAGAGTGATGAAGACAGGGCTAAGCTGATCGATACCCTTCAG GACTGGAAGACCGAGAGGTACAAAGAAATAATCAAATCGGGAACC GTAAAACCGAGGCCCGGAGTTTTACGACTTATGGATGAGGCCAAGGCTGCA GGAAAGCTACTGGCTGTTTGCTCAGCAGCGACTAAGAGTTCAGTCATATTCTGTCTCGAGAACCTTATTGGGATG GAACGGTTCCAAGGCTTGGATTGCTTCCTTGCAG GTGATGATGTGAAGGAAAAGAAGCCAGATCCATCGATTTATTTGACTGCTTCCAAG AAGTTAGGTGTGTCGGGTAACGAATGCCTGGTGGTAGAGGATAGCGTCATTGGGCTTCAG GCAGCAACAAGTGCCGGCATGTCTTGCATAATTTCTTACACTTCTTCAACTGCTAATCAG GATTTTAAGGAGGCTATTGCGATTTACCCCGATCTGAGTAACGTAAG ATTGGAAGATTTGGAGCTTTTGCTTCCAAAGGAGGTTGCTTCAACTTAG
- the LOC116199576 gene encoding linamarin synthase 2-like has protein sequence MSGPRSPHAVCVPFPAQGHINPMMQLAKLLHWRGIYVTFVNTDFNHRRLIKSKGLESLDRVDDYFQFRAIPDGLPPSDRNAMQDVPALCDSTRKNMLGPFRELLVEINSSKEVPPVSCIVSDGVMSFAIEAAKEIGVPEVQFWTASACGFMAYLKFPELFNRGIVPFKDESYMTDGTLDTPVDWIPGMRNIRLRDIPSFIRTTDANDIMFDFMGNEAQSCLKSPAIIFNTFDEFENEVLQKIAEISPPIDSIGPLPLLIRQVPDEAHLKSFRSNLWKEDCECLEWLDQREPDSVLYVNYGSITVMSDEHLIEFAWGLANSKHPFLWVIRPDLVKGDSVNLPQEFLEETQDRAFLTSWCPQDRVLAHSSVGAFLTHCGWNSIIEALCGGVPLICWPFFAEQQTNCWYACNDWGIGAEVNPNVKRDEIEGLVKEVMRGEKGKQMRRKAKMWKERALEAANHGGSSYKDFDRFINKVLNFDVKI, from the exons ATGTCAGGTCCCCGAAGCCCCCACGCCGTGTGCGTCCCGTTCCCCGCGCAGGGGCACATAAACCCGATGATGCAACTTGCCAAGCTCCTTCACTGGAGAGGCATCTACGTCACCTTTGTCAACACAGACTTCAACCATAGGCGCCTGATCAAGTCCAAGGGCCTGGAGTCTCTAGACAGGGTGGATGATTATTTCCAGTTTCGAGCCATCCCTGATGGGCTACCTCCATCGGATCGAAACGCGATGCAGGATGTGCCCGCCCTGTGTGATTCAACACGCAAGAACATGTTGGGCCCATTTAGGGAGTTGCTGGTTGAGATTAACTCATCCAAGGAGGTTCCTCCCGTGAGCTGTATAGTTTCAGATGGGGTGATGAGCTTTGCCATTGAAGCTGCCAAAGAAATTGGGGTCCCTGAGGTTCAGTTCTGGACCGCCTCTGCCTGTGGGTTCATGGCTTATTTGAAGTTCCCTGAGCTTTTCAATAGGGGCATTGTTCCATTTAAAG ATGAAAGCTACATGACCGATGGAACTCTTGATACCCCGGTTGACTGGATTCCCGGCATGAGAAACATCCGTCTCCGAGACATCCCAAGCTTCATTCGGACTACAGATGCAAACGACATCATGTTTGACTTCATGGGCAATGAAGCACAGAGCTGCTTGAAATCACCCGCTATCATATTCAACACGTTCGACGAGTTCGAAAATGAAGTGCTACAAAAGATTGCAGAAATATCCCCTCCAATAGACAGCATAGGCCCCCTTCCATTGCTTATAAGGCAAGTCCCCGACGAGGCTCATTTGAAGTCATTCCGGTCTAACCTATGGAAGGAAGACTGCGAATGCCTGGAGTGGCTTGATCAGAGGGAACCTGACTCAGTCCTTTATGTGAACTATGGGAGCATCACGGTGATGAGTGATGAGCACCTGATTGAGTTTGCTTGGGGTCTTGCCAATAGCAAGCACCCATTCCTCTGGGTGATCAGGCCAGATCTTGTGAAGGGCGATTCGGTTAATCTGCCTCAGGAATTCCTGGAGGAGACCCAGGACAGAGCATTCCTGACCAGCTGGTGCCCCCAGGACCGAGTTCTGGCCCACTCTTCTGTCGGGGCGTTCCTGACTCACTGCGGGTGGAATTCTATCATAGAAGCTCTGTGTGGCGGAGTACCTCTGATCTGCTGGCCTTTTTTCGCAGAGCAACAGACAAACTGCTGGTACGCATGTAATGATTGGGGTATTGGTGCAGAGGTGAACCCAAACGTGAAGAGAGACGAGATAGAAGGCCTCGTGAAGGAGGTTATGCGAGGGGAGAAAGGAAAGCAGATGAGGAGAAAAGCTAAGATGTGGAAGGAGAGAGCTTTGGAAGCAGCTAACCATGGAGGGTCGTCCTACAAAGATTTCGACAGATTCATCAACAAAGTCTTAAACTTTGATGTAAAGATTTAA
- the LOC116199578 gene encoding monoacylglycerol lipase ABHD6 — protein MARCFSFTATRDQCFRLSFSQSGLKSTSTDLGEGTVMHCWVPRRRQQSKPNLLLLHGMGANAMWQWNEFISPLVSRFNLYVPDLVFFGESYTSRPDRTEAFQAQCVAGLMTKLGVDTMNVVGISYGGFVAYSMAAQFPERVEKLVLCCAGVCMEEKDMDEGMFKVKSVDEATSILLPQTPDKARELVNLSFYKPVKTMPSCFLQDFIEVMCTEHLQEKKELIQALHKDRKLSNLPKIDKSPLIIWGEYDQVFPIELAHRLIRHVGKDAKLVVIKDAGHAINAEKSKEMFRHLKSFLIDPLPPSKFKSEVNGHKAD, from the exons ATGGCGAGGTGTTTCAGCTTCACCGCCACGAGGGACCAGTGCTTCCGGCTGTCGTTCTCGCAGTCGGGACTCAAGTCGACGTCGACGGACCTCGGCGAGGGGACTGTGATGCACTGCTGGGTCCCCAGGAGGCGCCAGCAATCAAAGCCGAACCTGCTGCTCCTGCACGGCATGGGGGCCAACGCAATGTGGCAGTGGAACGAGTTCATCTCCCCGCTGGTATCGCGGTTCAACCTCTACGTGCCCGACTTGGTGTTCTTCGGGGAGTCCTACACCTCCCGGCCCGACCGCACCGAGGCCTTTCAG GCACAGTGTGTCGCAGGATTGATGACAAAGCTCGGAGTCGATACGATGAACGTGGTGGGGATAAGCTACGGTGGGTTCGTGGCCTACAGTATGGCTGCCCAGTTCCCTGAGAGAGTCGAGAAGCTGGTGCTGTGCTGCGCGGGAGTGTGCATGGAGGAGAAGGACATGGACGAGGGGATGTTCAAGGTTAAGAGCGTTGATGAAGCAACCTCGATACTACTGCCGCAGACCCCCGACAAGGCCAGGGAACTGGTCAACCTCTCGTTCTACAAGCCCGTCAAGACGATGCCCTCTTGCTTTCTCCAGGACTTCATTGAG gTGATGTGCACTGAGCACCTTCAAGAAAAGAAGGAATTGATCCAGGCACTTCACAAGGACAGAAAACTGTCTAATCTCCCTAAGATAGACAAG TCACCACTCATAATCTGGGGCGAATATGATCAAGTATTCCCAATAGAATTGGCTCACAGATTGATAAG GCATGTGGGCAAGGATGCAAAGCTAGTGGTGATAAAGGATGCAGGACATGCAATCAATGCGGAGAAGTCGAAAGAGATGTTTAGGCACTTGAAGTCTTTCCTTATTGATCCACTCCCCCCCTCTAAGTTCAAGAGTGAGGTGAACGGGCACAAGGCCGATTGA